A single Anopheles funestus chromosome 2RL, idAnoFuneDA-416_04, whole genome shotgun sequence DNA region contains:
- the LOC125763245 gene encoding myb-like protein A isoform X1, giving the protein MVERIVEESCDVNSDPTRKPDVARYSSEEVSGNESTEARMLSEAERQADFNRHKEEMKRKRRRKKRASSSMQSSCFQELYKLTGEVLGEGAYASVQTCINIYTELEYAVKIIDKIPGHARGRVFREVETFHHCQGHPNILQLLEFFEDDEKFYLVFEKINGGPLLTRIQENVCFSEYDAAQIIKEIASGLDFLHKKGIAHRDLKPENILCVYPDKLCPIKICDFDLGSGIKFTTNISSPTATPQLLTPVGSAEFMAPEVVDLFVGESNYYDKRCDLWSLGVIAYILLCGYPPFSGNCEQDCGWNRGENCRTCQELLFESIQEGRFCFPDSEWQDVSEEAKDLIRGLLVKEAPKRLSATAVLNHPWIRISDDTECSVGGINSKANKEKQRRRVLKTPGVIRRNQSALELSHFAESAMAVKRVIMQHFSMRYDYMTKERPNIYQPSYNGSVERAPVVVPDETELVVPKVSKQSANYTDAQPIMARTEQPKGVCVEDETLKATYEANETWGMTANIVETEEKEQDKERNRDSYQNVSIECQNVAEINGAENVATIANVANPSGNTVVGAATIEIVVNSTSSGIDGGTISTNSIITNGHDKSSTDSGSNAVQCEKPSLPEQISDEELQNSDPPKTVADEGDDLLLDTTVDNKEELQEKAVVVTILSQTQVSPPTSAVSSPVHSIVHAKDNAAARKASGSWDIPPESNWRYRGGNTNDQQQQSPSTYEYNSRSQQAHNYRHAGSSFGSSYKGGRSGHYHSHPQHHHQQQQHIHHNHYQSNNAHYNYHHHHNNHHSHPPASSSYRQQNGGHHNYHSLSNSSGSHYNNHNHYNSNGSVGARYGRIVRGVNNSEPYETGVEIRPGMMKQRQSQPYSYNHHPNHGSSASLSSWRAQPATPYANRYVDAPTDEAENYRYSNGKNSSNGGMVTATQSHYGNGKISSNSTNFNHHQYNRGGTNNNISNNTSNVSSSGSGSHHPVRMNIGNSSHQSQYHHQQQQQQQQQNHQHQHHHYGAMNNNSSNNHFYSNGTGTGGGMGHYNYGNNHHYGTVNGHGGQQQHKSLPYRAVVAHHQHHHQQQRQQQQQQYQNQRYSSASSFGEMRRPSHGLIDTVDGAGGTAGTKGARRASFGQQQHPPMQRASPPQQQQHQQQQQQQSRSNVNCDPTTNTMNRYKLYHSNSTTILSALKRETRNNGYQSMMVGGFEGLNLNGDGYTGEQYQLADEGVEVTTEGPPYHLIPHRKEEEQRDAIDNIDEAVYSSSSSSNTSSHSGNSIINGNVTTTTMAALGTGGPGIIAEFAMIEGLPVGLSPPNESLLMQRRLSLKSRSLCLPVAIGNGCGRTPSLAASSDTPPSGDEFPACSKTRQQQQESPLSSPEQLLQSDEDAGCPIFATTRHDAGGYYTYYPRNGTVVVAGTTPTLTITTQSG; this is encoded by the exons ATGGTTGAACGCATTGTGGAGGAGAGTTGTGACGTGAATTCCG ATCCAACACGCAAGCCTGATGTCGCGCGGTACAGCAGCGAGGAGGTATCGGGCAACGAGTCCACCGAGGCACGCATGCTGTCCGAAGCCGAACGGCAGGCCGACTTTAACCGGCACAAGGAGGAGATGAAGCGCAAGCGGCGCCGAAAGAAACGCGCCAGTTCATCGATGCAGTCGTCATGTTTTCAAG AGCTGTACAAGCTGACCGGTGAGGTGCTGGGCGAGGGAGCGTACGCGTCGGTCCAGACTTGCATCAACATCTACACCGAGCTGGAGTACGCGGTGAAGATCATCGACAAAATACCGGGGCACGCGCGGGGCCGCGTCTTCCGCGAGGTGGAAACGTTTCACCACTGCCAGGGGCATCCGAATATCTTGCAGCTGTTAGAATTTTTCGAAGATGACGAAAAGTTCTATCTAGTGTTCGAGAAGATTAACGGTGGGCCACTGCTAACGCGCATCCAGGAGAACGTTTGCTTCTCCGAGTACGATGCGGCCCAGATTATCAAGGAGATCGCGTCCGGGCTGGACTTTCTGCACAAGAAGGGCATCGCCCATCGGGACCTGAAGCCGGAAAACATTCTGTGCGTCTATCCCGACAAGCTCTGCCCGATCAAGATCTGCGATTTCGATCTCGGCTCCGGGATTAAGTTTACCACCAACATCTCGTCGCCGACTGCCACGCCGCAGCTTTTAACACCG GTCGGTAGTGCCGAATTCATGGCACCGGAAGTTGTCGATCTGTTCGTCGGTGAGTCGAACTACTACGACAAACGATGTGATCTGTGGTCGCTGGGCGTGATCGCATATATACTGCTGTGTGGTTATCCGCCATTCTCGGGCAACTGTGAGCAGGACTGCGGCTGGAACAGGGGTGAAAACTGTCGCACTTGTCAGGAATTGCTGTTTGAATCGATTCAGGAAGGGCGATTCTGCTTCCCCGATAGCGAATGGCAGGATGTGAGCGAAGAGGCGAAGGATCTGATCCGGGGACTGCTGGTAAAGGAAGCGCCGAAGCGTTTGAGTGCCACGGCCGTACTGAACCACCCGTGGATTCGTATCAGCGACGATACGGAGTGTTCGGTCGGAGGTATTAATTCGAAAGCGAATAAGGAAAAGCAGCGTCGCCGGGTCCTGAAGACGCCAGGTGTAATTAGAAG GAACCAATCTGCGCTCGAGTTGTCCCATTTTGCTGAATCGGCCATGGCTGTCAAACGGGTTATAATGCAACATTTTTCCATGCGTTACGATTACATGACGAAGGAGCGTCCCAACATCTATCAACCGTCGTACAATGGAAGCGTGGAGCGTGCTCCGGTGGTGGTGCCTGACGAAACTGAGCTGGTAGTGCCTAAGGTGTCCAAACAGTCGGCAAATTATACCGATGCCCAACCAATCATGGCGCGAACGGAACAGCCCAAAGGAGTATGTGTTGAGGATGAAACATTGAAGGCAACATACGAAGCGAACGAAACATGGGGAATGACCGCAAACATAGTAGAGACGGAAGAGAAAGAGCAGGATAAGGAACGTAATAGAGATAGCTACCAAAACGTTTCCATCGAATGCCAGAACGTAGCGGAAATAAATGGGGCAGAAAATGTTGCTACCATTGCCAACGTTGCGAATCCAAGCGGTAATACCGTTGTTGGAGCTGCGACTATCGAAATAGTTGTGAACAGTACGTCTTCCGGCATTGATGGTGGGACCATTTCCACCAATAGCATCATCACCAATGGGCACGATAAAAGCAGCACCGACAGCGGTAGCAACGCGGTCCAGTGCGAGAAACCGTCGCTACCGGAGCAGATTAGTGACGAAGAATTGCAAAATTCCGATCCACCGAAAACAGTTGCTGACGAAGGTGATGATTTGTTGCTCGATACGACGGTGGATAATAAAGAGGAACTTCAAGAAAAGGCTGTGGTGGTGACGATTCTATCACAAACCCAAGTATCGCCACCGACGTCCGCAGTGTCATCGCCGGTACATAGCATCGTGCATGCAAAGGACAATGCTGCAGCAAGGAAGGCCAGTGGCAGTTGGGATATTCCTCCCGAGTCGAACTGGCGATACCGTGGAGGTAATACCAacgatcagcagcagcaaagtcCATCCACGTACGAGTACAACAGTCGCAGTCAACAGGCGCACAATTACAGACACGCTGGGTCATCGTTTGGGTCAAGCTACAAGGGCGGTCGTAGTGGTCACTACCATTCGCATCCGcagcatcatcaccagcagcagcagcatattCATCACAATCATTACCAGAGCAACAATGCGCACTATAactatcaccatcatcacaacAACCACCACTCGCATCCGCCGGCTTCGTCATCCTACCGGCAACAAAATGGCGGCCATCATAATTACCACTCGTTGTCGAACAGTAGTGGAAGCCATTACAACAACCATAATCATTACAACAGCAATGGTAGTGTTGGTGCACGGTATGGGCGCATTGTAAGAGGTGTTAATAATAGTGAACCATATGAGACCGGTGTTGAAATTCGACCGGGCATGATGAAGCAAAGACAGTCGCAGCCCTACTCATATAACCATCATCCTAATCACGGTTCTTCGGCTTCACTGTCGTCGTGGCGTGCCCAGCCGGCAACGCCGTACGCTAATCGGTACGTTGATGCACCAACAGATGAGGCGGAAAACTATCGCTACAGCAATGGTAAGAACAGCAGCAACGGTGGAATGGTGACTGCAACACAGTCACACTACGGCAATGGCAAAATCAGCAGCAATTCGACTAACTTTAATCACCATCAGTACAATCGTGGAGGAACCAATAATAATATTAGTAATAATACTAGCAACGTTAGTAGTAGCGGAAGTGGTAGTCATCATCCGGTTCGGATGAACATTGGCAACAGTAGTCATCAAAGTCAGtaccaccatcagcagcagcagcagcagcagcaacagaaccATCAGCACCAACATCATCACTACGGTGCAATGAACAACAACAGTTCCAACAACCATTTTTATTCGAATGGCACCGGTACTGGTGGTGGTATGGGACATTATAATTACGGTAATAATCATCATTACGGTACCGTTAACGGTCATGGTGGTCAACAGCAGCATAAATCGTTGCCATATCGTGCGGTGGTGGCACAccaccaacatcatcatcagcagcagcggcagcagcagcagcaacagtaccAAAATCAACGCTATTCTTCAGCATCGTCCTTCGGTGAAATGCGGCGTCCGTCTCACGGTCTGATTGACACGGTTGACGGTGCCGGAGGGACTGCTGGTACGAAAGGAGCAAGACGGGCTAGCTTtggtcagcagcagcatccaCCAATGCAGCGGGCGTCTCctccccaacaacagcaacatcagcagcagcagcagcagcagagtagGAGTAATGTTAACTGTGATCCAACTACAAATACTATGAATAGATATAAGCTTTATCATTCTAACTCGACCACGATCCTGAGCGCTCTCAAGCGGGAGACACGCAACAACGGATACCAGTCGATGATGGTCGGTGGATTTGAGGGGTTGAACCTGAACGGGGATGGATACACCGGCGAACAGTACCAGCTGGCGGACGAGGGTGTAGAGGTGACGACCGAGGGACCACCGTACCATCTGATACCTCATCGCAAAGAGGAGGAGCAACGGGATGCGATCGATAACATCGACGAAGCTGTTTACAGCAGCAGCTCgagcagcaacaccagcagccACAGTGGCAACAGCATCATCAATGGTAACGTAACGACCACCACCATGGCGGCGCTTGGTACCGGTGGGCCCGGGATCATTGCTGAGTTTGCGATGATCGAAGGTTTACCGGTTGGGCTTTCGCCACCGAACGAAAGTCTGCTAATGCAACGTCGCCTGTCGTTAAAGTCACGCAGCCTGTGTCTGCCGGTGGCAATCGGTAACGGTTGCGGTAGAACACCGTCACTGGCTGCTTCCAGCGACACGCCTCCGTCAGGTGATGAATTCCCGGCCTGTTCCAAAAcccgccagcagcagcaagaatCACCATTGTCTTCGCCGGAGCAACTACTGCAGAGCGATGAGGATGCTGGGTGTCCGATATTTGCCACCACTCGGCATGATGCAGGAGGATACTATACGTACTATCCGCGTAATGGCACAGTCGTTGTAGCCGGGACGACGCCAACGCTTACCATTACCACACAGAGTGGTTAG
- the LOC125763245 gene encoding myb-like protein A isoform X2, whose translation MLSEAERQADFNRHKEEMKRKRRRKKRASSSMQSSCFQELYKLTGEVLGEGAYASVQTCINIYTELEYAVKIIDKIPGHARGRVFREVETFHHCQGHPNILQLLEFFEDDEKFYLVFEKINGGPLLTRIQENVCFSEYDAAQIIKEIASGLDFLHKKGIAHRDLKPENILCVYPDKLCPIKICDFDLGSGIKFTTNISSPTATPQLLTPVGSAEFMAPEVVDLFVGESNYYDKRCDLWSLGVIAYILLCGYPPFSGNCEQDCGWNRGENCRTCQELLFESIQEGRFCFPDSEWQDVSEEAKDLIRGLLVKEAPKRLSATAVLNHPWIRISDDTECSVGGINSKANKEKQRRRVLKTPGVIRRNQSALELSHFAESAMAVKRVIMQHFSMRYDYMTKERPNIYQPSYNGSVERAPVVVPDETELVVPKVSKQSANYTDAQPIMARTEQPKGVCVEDETLKATYEANETWGMTANIVETEEKEQDKERNRDSYQNVSIECQNVAEINGAENVATIANVANPSGNTVVGAATIEIVVNSTSSGIDGGTISTNSIITNGHDKSSTDSGSNAVQCEKPSLPEQISDEELQNSDPPKTVADEGDDLLLDTTVDNKEELQEKAVVVTILSQTQVSPPTSAVSSPVHSIVHAKDNAAARKASGSWDIPPESNWRYRGGNTNDQQQQSPSTYEYNSRSQQAHNYRHAGSSFGSSYKGGRSGHYHSHPQHHHQQQQHIHHNHYQSNNAHYNYHHHHNNHHSHPPASSSYRQQNGGHHNYHSLSNSSGSHYNNHNHYNSNGSVGARYGRIVRGVNNSEPYETGVEIRPGMMKQRQSQPYSYNHHPNHGSSASLSSWRAQPATPYANRYVDAPTDEAENYRYSNGKNSSNGGMVTATQSHYGNGKISSNSTNFNHHQYNRGGTNNNISNNTSNVSSSGSGSHHPVRMNIGNSSHQSQYHHQQQQQQQQQNHQHQHHHYGAMNNNSSNNHFYSNGTGTGGGMGHYNYGNNHHYGTVNGHGGQQQHKSLPYRAVVAHHQHHHQQQRQQQQQQYQNQRYSSASSFGEMRRPSHGLIDTVDGAGGTAGTKGARRASFGQQQHPPMQRASPPQQQQHQQQQQQQSRSNVNCDPTTNTMNRYKLYHSNSTTILSALKRETRNNGYQSMMVGGFEGLNLNGDGYTGEQYQLADEGVEVTTEGPPYHLIPHRKEEEQRDAIDNIDEAVYSSSSSSNTSSHSGNSIINGNVTTTTMAALGTGGPGIIAEFAMIEGLPVGLSPPNESLLMQRRLSLKSRSLCLPVAIGNGCGRTPSLAASSDTPPSGDEFPACSKTRQQQQESPLSSPEQLLQSDEDAGCPIFATTRHDAGGYYTYYPRNGTVVVAGTTPTLTITTQSG comes from the exons ATGCTGTCCGAAGCCGAACGGCAGGCCGACTTTAACCGGCACAAGGAGGAGATGAAGCGCAAGCGGCGCCGAAAGAAACGCGCCAGTTCATCGATGCAGTCGTCATGTTTTCAAG AGCTGTACAAGCTGACCGGTGAGGTGCTGGGCGAGGGAGCGTACGCGTCGGTCCAGACTTGCATCAACATCTACACCGAGCTGGAGTACGCGGTGAAGATCATCGACAAAATACCGGGGCACGCGCGGGGCCGCGTCTTCCGCGAGGTGGAAACGTTTCACCACTGCCAGGGGCATCCGAATATCTTGCAGCTGTTAGAATTTTTCGAAGATGACGAAAAGTTCTATCTAGTGTTCGAGAAGATTAACGGTGGGCCACTGCTAACGCGCATCCAGGAGAACGTTTGCTTCTCCGAGTACGATGCGGCCCAGATTATCAAGGAGATCGCGTCCGGGCTGGACTTTCTGCACAAGAAGGGCATCGCCCATCGGGACCTGAAGCCGGAAAACATTCTGTGCGTCTATCCCGACAAGCTCTGCCCGATCAAGATCTGCGATTTCGATCTCGGCTCCGGGATTAAGTTTACCACCAACATCTCGTCGCCGACTGCCACGCCGCAGCTTTTAACACCG GTCGGTAGTGCCGAATTCATGGCACCGGAAGTTGTCGATCTGTTCGTCGGTGAGTCGAACTACTACGACAAACGATGTGATCTGTGGTCGCTGGGCGTGATCGCATATATACTGCTGTGTGGTTATCCGCCATTCTCGGGCAACTGTGAGCAGGACTGCGGCTGGAACAGGGGTGAAAACTGTCGCACTTGTCAGGAATTGCTGTTTGAATCGATTCAGGAAGGGCGATTCTGCTTCCCCGATAGCGAATGGCAGGATGTGAGCGAAGAGGCGAAGGATCTGATCCGGGGACTGCTGGTAAAGGAAGCGCCGAAGCGTTTGAGTGCCACGGCCGTACTGAACCACCCGTGGATTCGTATCAGCGACGATACGGAGTGTTCGGTCGGAGGTATTAATTCGAAAGCGAATAAGGAAAAGCAGCGTCGCCGGGTCCTGAAGACGCCAGGTGTAATTAGAAG GAACCAATCTGCGCTCGAGTTGTCCCATTTTGCTGAATCGGCCATGGCTGTCAAACGGGTTATAATGCAACATTTTTCCATGCGTTACGATTACATGACGAAGGAGCGTCCCAACATCTATCAACCGTCGTACAATGGAAGCGTGGAGCGTGCTCCGGTGGTGGTGCCTGACGAAACTGAGCTGGTAGTGCCTAAGGTGTCCAAACAGTCGGCAAATTATACCGATGCCCAACCAATCATGGCGCGAACGGAACAGCCCAAAGGAGTATGTGTTGAGGATGAAACATTGAAGGCAACATACGAAGCGAACGAAACATGGGGAATGACCGCAAACATAGTAGAGACGGAAGAGAAAGAGCAGGATAAGGAACGTAATAGAGATAGCTACCAAAACGTTTCCATCGAATGCCAGAACGTAGCGGAAATAAATGGGGCAGAAAATGTTGCTACCATTGCCAACGTTGCGAATCCAAGCGGTAATACCGTTGTTGGAGCTGCGACTATCGAAATAGTTGTGAACAGTACGTCTTCCGGCATTGATGGTGGGACCATTTCCACCAATAGCATCATCACCAATGGGCACGATAAAAGCAGCACCGACAGCGGTAGCAACGCGGTCCAGTGCGAGAAACCGTCGCTACCGGAGCAGATTAGTGACGAAGAATTGCAAAATTCCGATCCACCGAAAACAGTTGCTGACGAAGGTGATGATTTGTTGCTCGATACGACGGTGGATAATAAAGAGGAACTTCAAGAAAAGGCTGTGGTGGTGACGATTCTATCACAAACCCAAGTATCGCCACCGACGTCCGCAGTGTCATCGCCGGTACATAGCATCGTGCATGCAAAGGACAATGCTGCAGCAAGGAAGGCCAGTGGCAGTTGGGATATTCCTCCCGAGTCGAACTGGCGATACCGTGGAGGTAATACCAacgatcagcagcagcaaagtcCATCCACGTACGAGTACAACAGTCGCAGTCAACAGGCGCACAATTACAGACACGCTGGGTCATCGTTTGGGTCAAGCTACAAGGGCGGTCGTAGTGGTCACTACCATTCGCATCCGcagcatcatcaccagcagcagcagcatattCATCACAATCATTACCAGAGCAACAATGCGCACTATAactatcaccatcatcacaacAACCACCACTCGCATCCGCCGGCTTCGTCATCCTACCGGCAACAAAATGGCGGCCATCATAATTACCACTCGTTGTCGAACAGTAGTGGAAGCCATTACAACAACCATAATCATTACAACAGCAATGGTAGTGTTGGTGCACGGTATGGGCGCATTGTAAGAGGTGTTAATAATAGTGAACCATATGAGACCGGTGTTGAAATTCGACCGGGCATGATGAAGCAAAGACAGTCGCAGCCCTACTCATATAACCATCATCCTAATCACGGTTCTTCGGCTTCACTGTCGTCGTGGCGTGCCCAGCCGGCAACGCCGTACGCTAATCGGTACGTTGATGCACCAACAGATGAGGCGGAAAACTATCGCTACAGCAATGGTAAGAACAGCAGCAACGGTGGAATGGTGACTGCAACACAGTCACACTACGGCAATGGCAAAATCAGCAGCAATTCGACTAACTTTAATCACCATCAGTACAATCGTGGAGGAACCAATAATAATATTAGTAATAATACTAGCAACGTTAGTAGTAGCGGAAGTGGTAGTCATCATCCGGTTCGGATGAACATTGGCAACAGTAGTCATCAAAGTCAGtaccaccatcagcagcagcagcagcagcagcaacagaaccATCAGCACCAACATCATCACTACGGTGCAATGAACAACAACAGTTCCAACAACCATTTTTATTCGAATGGCACCGGTACTGGTGGTGGTATGGGACATTATAATTACGGTAATAATCATCATTACGGTACCGTTAACGGTCATGGTGGTCAACAGCAGCATAAATCGTTGCCATATCGTGCGGTGGTGGCACAccaccaacatcatcatcagcagcagcggcagcagcagcagcaacagtaccAAAATCAACGCTATTCTTCAGCATCGTCCTTCGGTGAAATGCGGCGTCCGTCTCACGGTCTGATTGACACGGTTGACGGTGCCGGAGGGACTGCTGGTACGAAAGGAGCAAGACGGGCTAGCTTtggtcagcagcagcatccaCCAATGCAGCGGGCGTCTCctccccaacaacagcaacatcagcagcagcagcagcagcagagtagGAGTAATGTTAACTGTGATCCAACTACAAATACTATGAATAGATATAAGCTTTATCATTCTAACTCGACCACGATCCTGAGCGCTCTCAAGCGGGAGACACGCAACAACGGATACCAGTCGATGATGGTCGGTGGATTTGAGGGGTTGAACCTGAACGGGGATGGATACACCGGCGAACAGTACCAGCTGGCGGACGAGGGTGTAGAGGTGACGACCGAGGGACCACCGTACCATCTGATACCTCATCGCAAAGAGGAGGAGCAACGGGATGCGATCGATAACATCGACGAAGCTGTTTACAGCAGCAGCTCgagcagcaacaccagcagccACAGTGGCAACAGCATCATCAATGGTAACGTAACGACCACCACCATGGCGGCGCTTGGTACCGGTGGGCCCGGGATCATTGCTGAGTTTGCGATGATCGAAGGTTTACCGGTTGGGCTTTCGCCACCGAACGAAAGTCTGCTAATGCAACGTCGCCTGTCGTTAAAGTCACGCAGCCTGTGTCTGCCGGTGGCAATCGGTAACGGTTGCGGTAGAACACCGTCACTGGCTGCTTCCAGCGACACGCCTCCGTCAGGTGATGAATTCCCGGCCTGTTCCAAAAcccgccagcagcagcaagaatCACCATTGTCTTCGCCGGAGCAACTACTGCAGAGCGATGAGGATGCTGGGTGTCCGATATTTGCCACCACTCGGCATGATGCAGGAGGATACTATACGTACTATCCGCGTAATGGCACAGTCGTTGTAGCCGGGACGACGCCAACGCTTACCATTACCACACAGAGTGGTTAG
- the LOC125763251 gene encoding alpha-1,2-mannosyltransferase ALG9 — protein MLALKSNIFVVFTLIVVRIQSALWSIISDCDETFNYWEPLHYLLKGTGFQTWEYSPEYALRSYSYLWLHGLPAKIVGLVVDNGVVVFYSLRVLLGVVCALLEYRLYKVLRRKCAGVVCNLWLFFQLVSAGMFISSTALLPSSFSMYITLATVAAWLNEDTRTATAVTAFSGLIGWPFAVIVAVPFVLEQLLWKKQIVPFVKNALFFGCLFGIPIVLIDSVYFGTFTVAAFNIIRYNVFTSHGPDLYGVEPVMFYVKNLFLNHNITFTLSLSYPVVVIVAAMLGVRNTKNRLSPMQGLWLMTPLYLWLIVFVVQPHKEERFMFPVYPLFSLGTALLLDQTFSHIKRYFGAPKSSFANRVMGFVVLATALGLGVSRMMANSMHYRAPMTILNGLPPANDQEMSVCFGKEWYRFPGSFFLPPNYRARFVESSFTGMLPAYYQETQNGTQIVHDYFNDQNKGHPHMLFELSECDYLVDFDTGAFYDEQNREPNYSADRKTWSIVNSMKFVHAARSDLFARAYYVPSYPYLAYGKYNLLQRIRIK, from the exons ATGTTGGCCCTTAAAAGTAACATTTTCGTGGTGTTCACGCTTATCGTGGTGCGAATCCAAAGCGCCCTGTGGTCAATCATTTCCGATTGTGATGAAACATTCAACTACTGGGAGCCGTTGCATTACTTGCTGAAAGGTACTGGCTTTCAAACATGGGAATATAGCCCAGAATATGCCCTGCGGTCCTACAGCTACCTATGGCTACACGGTTTACCGGCCAAAATTGTCGGCCTTGTGGTCGACAACGGTGTTGTGGTTTTCTACTCCTTACGGGTTCTACTGGGTGTCGTGTGTGCCTTGCTTGAATATCGTCTCTACAA GGTTCTAAGGCGAAAATGTGCGGGCGTGGTCTGTAATTTGTGGCTATTTTTCCAGCTAGTAAGTGCCGGAATGTTCATCTCCAGCACTGCCCTGTTGCCAAGCAGTTTTTCTATGTACATCACCCTGGCGACTGTTGCGGCGTGGTTGAATGAAGACACGAGAACGGCTACAGCTGTAACAGCATTTTCCGGATTGATTG GCTGGCCATTTGCTGTAATTGTAGCTGTCCCTTTTGTATTGGAGCAACTGTTATGGAAAAAACAGATTGTACCTTTCGTTAAAAATGCACTATTTTTTGGCTGCTTATTCGGCATTCCTATAGTGTTGATCGACAGCGTTTACTTTGGAACATTCACAGTGGCTGCATTCAACATAATTCGCTACAACGTGTTCACCTCCCATGGGCCTGATCTGTACGGCGTTGAGCCTGTAATGTTTTATGTGAAAAACCTGTTTCTCAACCATAACATAACGTTCACGCTTAGTTTGTCGTACCCTGTGGTGGTAATAGTAGCCGCCATGCTTGGTGTAAGGAACACGAAAAATCGCCTCTCCCCGATGCAAGGACTGTGGCTGATGACGCCACTATATCTCTGGCTGATTGTATTTGTGGTTCAACCTCACAAAGAGGAACG GTTCATGTTCCCTGTCTATCCGTTATTTTCGCTCGGCACGGCGCTGCTGTTGGATCAAACGTTTTCCCACATAAAACGTTACTTCGGAGCTCCAAAGTCGTCATTTGCAAACCGCGTCATGGGTTTTGTTGTGCTCGCAACTGCACTAGGCTTAGGTGTGTCGCGAATGATGGCAAACTCCATGCACTATCGCGCTCCGATGACCATTCTGAACGGGTTGCCTCCAGCGAACGATCAAGAAATGAGTGTGTGCTTCGGTAAAGAATGGTACCGCTTTCCCGGTAGCTTCTTTCTTCCACCGAACTACCGTGCACGCTTCGTCGAGTCCAGTTTCACCGGAATGTTGCCGGCATACTATCAGGAAACTCAAAACGGAACGCAAATCGTGCATGATTACTTCAACGATCAAAACAAAGGACATCCGCACATGTTGTTTGAGCTGAGCGAATGCGATTATCTCGTGGATTTCGATACGGGCGCGTTCTATGATGAACAAAACAGGGAACCAAACTATTCTGCCGACCGTAAAACGTGGTCCATTGTGAATAGTATGAAGTTTGTACACGCTGCAAGATCTGATTTATTCGCTAGGGCTTACTATGTGCCTTCGTACCCGTACTTAGCGTATGGGAAGTACAATTTATTGCAGCGGATAAGGATTAAATAA